TTCTTCAATACTGGCAATGTCATTAGCTGGTAGCATATGGAAATGAGTTAAACCATGTTCTGCCAATTTACGTAAATGCTCTACAGGTGCGCTGTCTTGCTCTGTAAACGCTAAGTATTTTCCGCGATTTTCAGGACTTGTACTTTCATCTAGTACACTGAAATCACGAATATGACCTTCGTAAATCACTGCATCTTCGAAGTTTTCTATGGTAGGGATAATATGACTGTCCCAACCTTCTGGTTTTAAGTCTTCATCAGCTAAGTTTACAAATTGAGAAAAACGACTGTTGGTAGACAAGCTAACCGAGTATGGATCGGTGACATTGAGTACTTGTACACCTTCAGCAAGTGGATGATAAACCGTCACTTCAAAACGATATAAAGCGCGATCTAATTCGTCACCACCAGTGTAAGACCAAATACCAGTATTAGTATCAAACTCCATATCATGGGTATTGGCTAAGGTTTTATCTTGATTAAATATTTTTAATTTTACACTTTGAGCTGTGGGTGCCCACACTGCAGAAGTTATAGTACCATCATCATGATAAATAGGACCTAGTTGAGCTTCATCTGCATCCTCTTCCCCCGTTGTAAACAACTGGTCAATCACGTTGGCCATTTGAATACCTGTGGCGCCATTTAATTTGCCGTCGGTATCATAAGAGGCTAATACCGCCTGAGTTTTAATTACGGCTTTTGCGTCATCTGCAGTCCAGCTGCCTTGATAAGCAGGTAAATCAGCTAAATGGGGAGCGATAGCTTTTTGTTCTTCGGTCAAGTCTACTGGCTCTAAATCAAGCATCGCGCCACTCATGCCAGTCTCAAGACTAACGGTAAGGTCAGCGTCAGGTGCATAATGTAATTTGGCATTGGCAAATGTAGATGGGTCAATGTTCCAAACTAATGTATTGGCGTCTAGCCAATGTGCCGCCTGCCCTTCAATTTTAACCGGTTGCTCGCCTAAAGAAGCAATCGGAAATTCAAATATCGAAGCCACCCCAGAAAAAGTAAAGTTCATGCGAGCAAAGTCAGGATCATTCTGAGAAAGAGGCATTTCAAAATTATTCCCGCCCATTTCTTTACCGTCGTCGTCAGTACCAATATGAATAATAAAATTACCACAAGCGCCCACTGTACCGGCGTATCCTAGTTTTAAATCTAACACCCAGTACGCACCGTAATTAGGATCAACTCCATCATGCACTCGACCGTTAGCCCAATCGGTGTCTCCATCTGCATAAGCGTTACAGTTGTCATCGCTCCAAGTATGTAATCGATAACCTTCATAGGATGGATCATTACTGGAGTTATCCGCTCCCACTGCCGCCCGGTTATAATACAAAACAGCTTGATCTACAGCAGGCGACACGAAAGGTACTGGTGCAGATGGATCAGCACCCACTACACACCCATCATTGGTTTCATTAGCCACTGTGGGAGGATCACAAGGAAAAGGAGGCGGTGCCACACAAGCGGTAGCCGCTGCATTGGGTACCATAGGTACATCACAGGTTAGCAATTGATTGCTACCTGTTTTTACGTCTGAGCCGCTACAAGCAGCTAAGAATAAAGCCGTTAACACAACCAGTATTAAACTGCTCGTTTTGCTTTGTTTAAACATTCTGCTAAACATGAATAAATGCTCCGATGTTTTTTGTCTTTGCTTATGATTTTTTGCCATAGTTAGCAAAGAAATCACCTTAATTAGTGCTGAGATTGAATGTTTCATAATGAATATGTCACCCCTAGGAAGTACTGGGTACCAAAGAACTGGATAGTGCCGGTTAGGTCTTCTTTACCAAAATAACTACGAGTAGGCTCATCAGTTATGTTGTTAATTTGAAACACTACCCCTAGATTGTCGTTCACCTGATAAGACGCTTGATAATCCATCACAACTTCAGAATCAAAGTTTACTACCTGCTCATTCACAGCTACCTGCTCTGACACAAAAGCATCGCGAAAACGCGTACTTAAGCGGGTTTCGAACCCTTCGTATTCCCAAAACACCGTGGCTTGGGCGACATTTTCAGATAAGCCGGGTAACTGAGTAGAAAATACTGAGCTACTTAAGGTACGAGTGATTTCGCTCTCTGTATAAGAGTAACTAGCACTGACACCTAATCCAGACCAAGCACCAGGTAAAAAGTCGTATATTTGTGTATAGGTCAGTTCAAGGCCTCGAATATAACCACCCTTAGCATTATTTACCGCTGTTTCGTACTTGCCGTTTTCAGTCGGTACGGTAACAAACAACTGCTCGCCATTTGTGTCAGTAGCTTCTACCGCTTTAGCGCCCGGGCTGTCGGGCTCTACAAACACTGGCACTTCAATACTGTCTGGGAAGATAAATCCGTTACCAGCAAAGTCGTATGGGTCTATAGCGATGTCTTCGATAAATGATTGGATATCTTTATAGAAAAGCGCGGCAACAAATGCCCCTTCTGTTTCAGAAAAATAATACTCATAGGACAAGTCATATTGATTGGCATAGAAAGGGCGTAAGTAAGGACTGTTTTTACTTGAACCACTGACTTTCGCAGTTTGCGAAGATAACGTAATTTGGCCGGTATCTGGGTTTTGACTGGCGGTTACCGTCTCAATATTGGTAGTTGAGTTAGCGGCGAAACGATTAATAGGTGCACGCCCCATCACTTTAGCCGCAGCAAAACGTAGTTGATGATTTTCGGTTAACCGAAAGTTTAAATTTAACGATGGTAAATAATCTGTGTAGGTGTCACTTAAAAAACCTGGCGCATAGTGATCATTGATCAAGCCCGCGTCGTCAGTAATATATTGCGCACCCAGTTCAGCATCGCCTCGCACATCAATCACTTCACCCGTATCAGGATCCACAATATCTTTGGTGGCTAATTGTAAAACCGTTGAGCCTTGCTCGGTTTCAATGCGGCGAATACCAATATTACCGGTAATTGGTAATCCAGCAATTTCCATATCCAAGTTGGCCATAATATAAGCGGCTGTCACATCTTCTGTCACGTCACCACTTTCTTGTAGCGACCAAGCGGTATTTGGACCATCTCCGTCTGTGGGGCTATTGATTACTCCTGGGTGGCCTGTACCCCAAGTTTGCACTGGTTGTGGGATCCCTTCTGGAAACCAAGCAGTTAAGGCCGAATCTAAATCAATAGATGGGTAAGACGGAAAGTAACCAAACTCCCCTTGCCAATCAACAATTTCTACCATGTCTGAGGTTAGACGTAAAGGCGGCTCACTAACCGAAAACGCCGAGTCATTACCATATTCAAATACAGAGCGATCATTCGAATACTC
The sequence above is a segment of the Paraglaciecola sp. L3A3 genome. Coding sequences within it:
- a CDS encoding TonB-dependent receptor, translated to MKKFKPSLITSAIFASGLAFISSPLYAQQANYSSQEASNSAQEANTSQENSDIERIEVTGFATSLIQSLNQKRFSDTVSEQISADDLGGLPDVSMADALTRLPGISAVRTGGQAAEINIRGLSGDFVFSTLNGREQVSTSGDRSIEFDQYPSELISSAAVYKSPKASLIEGGVAGTVELQTASPLSIDEDYKLSFNARGMYNDRASEVSDATEFGDRFSFSYQAKFLDDTLGVALGYARLFQPSVSTQFIGLAYNAEADVDGLEGDIDNVSDTCLATDPCAGYEQISEGFEMQHKGGEETRNGYMAAIEWAPVDNFTLKTDLFLSKFESEEFARGFRVKLGGAQTSITNPVLSGNDVIGGTFNRTSGSFTRVELVNDDNQDSDEVFNFGMNADWQATDNLNLSVDVSLSRAKSNFRNGLLWSLVSEDANSVSPQFDENISITYGLNGLNLPDIAFNQAAAFSDLDRAMVSKYGIYPFVNEDESKAIRFDLEYSLDNDFVRSIEFGVRHSEREYSNDRSVFEYGNDSAFSVSEPPLRLTSDMVEIVDWQGEFGYFPSYPSIDLDSALTAWFPEGIPQPVQTWGTGHPGVINSPTDGDGPNTAWSLQESGDVTEDVTAAYIMANLDMEIAGLPITGNIGIRRIETEQGSTVLQLATKDIVDPDTGEVIDVRGDAELGAQYITDDAGLINDHYAPGFLSDTYTDYLPSLNLNFRLTENHQLRFAAAKVMGRAPINRFAANSTTNIETVTASQNPDTGQITLSSQTAKVSGSSKNSPYLRPFYANQYDLSYEYYFSETEGAFVAALFYKDIQSFIEDIAIDPYDFAGNGFIFPDSIEVPVFVEPDSPGAKAVEATDTNGEQLFVTVPTENGKYETAVNNAKGGYIRGLELTYTQIYDFLPGAWSGLGVSASYSYTESEITRTLSSSVFSTQLPGLSENVAQATVFWEYEGFETRLSTRFRDAFVSEQVAVNEQVVNFDSEVVMDYQASYQVNDNLGVVFQINNITDEPTRSYFGKEDLTGTIQFFGTQYFLGVTYSL